From Thalassospiraceae bacterium LMO-JJ14:
CGAACGTGATTGCCTGCGGTCCCGTCACCTCGTAAAGCTGGCCGGAATGGCGGTCTTCCGTCAGCGCGGCGACGGCGACATCGGCAATGTCATCGACGTCGACAATGGGTTCACGCACGTCCCCGGCCGGCAGGGCGATCATGCCTTGCATCGCGGGTTCGCGCAGATACCCCTCGCTGAAGTTCTGCGCAAACCACGCAGCACGGACAAGCGTGAAATCCAGGCCGCTGTTCCTGACGATCCCCTCGCAGTGCCGGGCATGCGGCTCGCCGCGGCCGGATAACAGAACCAGCCGCTGAACGTCCGCGCGTGCAGCAGCCGTGCACAAAGCCTCGATCTTGTCCGCCGCGCCGGGGATCGCGAGGTCCGGGAAATACGAAATATATACCGCCCGCACACCGCGCAATGCAGCCTGCCAGGTGTCGGGATCGTCCCAGTCAAAAGGGGTGGCGGAACCACGCGATCCGTGGCGGACATTGTATCCCAGGGCCTGGAGACGGCTTGCGATACGCCGGCCGGTCTTGCCGGTGGATCCGATAACGAGAATAGGTGCGGTCTTCATGATGTGATCCTTTCAGATTGTCCGTGTTGTTATTTACTTTACATCGTGTAAAGTCATCGTGCGTCTGAATATATGGAGCTTTACACAGTGTCAAGTGGCAATCCCGAAACACGCATGAAAATCCTCAAGGCGGCATGGAAGCTGCTGGAATCGCCCAATCCGAAAGGCGCGCGTATGAGCGACATCGCCAAGCTGGCGGGCGTCAGCCGCCAGGCGCTGTATCTTCATTTCCCGACCAGAACCGAAATGCTGATCGCCACCACGCATTACATCGACTCGGTCAAGGATGTGGACGGCCGTCTGGAAAAAAGCCGCAAGGCCCGCTCCGGGACCGAGCGTCTGGACGCGTTCATCGAGGCATGGGGCAACTACATCCCCGAGATTTCAGGCGTTGCGCGCGTCTTGATCGCGATGAGCACAGATGATCCGGATGCAAAGGCCGCATGGAACGACCGCATGCAGGCGGTCAGGCACGGATGCGCCGCCGCCGTGAGCGCGCTCGACGACGAGGGCAGACTGACCCGGCACTATTCAAGCAGCGAGGCCACGGACATTCTCTGGACCATGCTGTCGCTCGAAAACTGGATCCATTTCCGTGAAAACTGCAACTGGTCACAGCGTAAATATCTGGACCGGATGACGTCGATGGCGAGGGGCCTGCTGCTACGCGGCAATGGCTGATCCACGGGCCGTGCGCACCGCCCTGAAGACTATTTTTTCGGGAACGTGACGGCTTCGATCTTGTTGCCGTCCGCATCGCGGATGAAGGCCCCGAAATAGACCGTCATCGCCGCCGGACGATCCCCCGGCGGACCGTCGCAACGCCCCCCCAGCGCCAGCGCGCGCTCGTAAAACACCGTCACCGCGTCGCGGTCGGGGGCGCGCAGGCAGACATGGATGCCGGTATCGTCGCCGACGGGCGCCATGTCCGCCCGCGCGTTGAGCCAGAATTCCGGATAACGCTTGCCGAACCCTATAGCGTGATCGCGCGTCACCAGCCGTGTGAGGCCGAGCGGCGCCAGAACCTGTTCATAAAAACCGGCGCTCGCCGCCAGATCGGCGACGCCAACCGACACATGATCTATCATTTCCCCATCCCTTCGGTGATGCGCAGGCTTTCAGGCAGCCTATCACGAAACAAGCGCAGGGATCAGGACATGGTGCCGGTTACCGCCAATCCGTATCGGACGGCGAGCCATAAGCACACTCACCCCCTGTTGACGGGAATGCTCTTCGCCGACGTTTCGGCCGGTTTCACTTTCGCCACCTTGATCGTCAGCACGCCGTCCTTGTGCGTCGCCGAAATCCGGTCTTCATCCGCGTCCGGCGGCAGGCGGAACGACCGCTGGAAGCGGCCATAGGTGATTTCGGAAAAGAAATAACTCTTTCCCTCCTCCTCGCGTTTCGACTGCTTCTCGCCACTGACCGTCAGGCGGCCGTCATGCACCTCGACCTTGACGTCCTCATCCGGCACACCCGGCAGCTCGACCGAGATTTCATAGTAATCTGTCGCCGAGGCAGCTTCGGCATTCGGCGCAAAAAAGGCCGCAAGCTTGTCGCCGAAGCGTTGCACGGGGCCATACATCTGTGAAAACCAGTTGGGGATCGTCGTGGAAAAATCCGATTTCTCGACCATTCGAATGTCTCCTTTGTATATCCGAAATCAGCTTCAAAGCCGGACAGGATTTTAAAACGGCCGGAATTTGCAGACCTTGATACAGATCAAAAGGCTTGTGCCCGAATAACGGCTGCGCCCGCGGCGCTGGAGGATTAATCTATATCAATGACGGCCCTGCCGGGTGCCCATAGATTGAGCGCCTGATATGTAAGGGAGCATGAGAATATGACGGTTTTTCTCGCCCACGACGGCTCGTTGAACGGCGAATGGATCGGCCGCTACGCAGTGCATTATGCCGCCGGCACCGTCGAGCGGCGGCTTGTCGTCGTTCACGTCGAGGACGCCAATATTTCCGGCGAGCCCCTGCATGAGCGGCTTGAGCGCCTGTCCGGGCTGGGCGAGCGCATGAACGTCAATATAGAATCCCGCATCCTGGCGATGCAGCACGGCGTGTTCGGTGGTCTCGATACGCATCTGAAGGCGGAACCGGGTGCGCTGGTCATCTGCGGCGCACGCGCGGCGGGCGGGCGGCGCGGCCGGCTGTCTGGAACCATTTCCGAACAGTTGTTGCGCCAGAACAATTACGACGTGCTGTCGATCCATGTTCTGCAGCCCGGTCTGCTGGGCGACCCGAAGCGGATTTTACTGGCACTCTCCGGTCAGGGCCGGGCCCATCCGGCGGTGCCCTTCGTCAAGCCGCTGGCGGCGGATATTGAACGGCTCGACGTGCTTTACGTCGAAACCGTTTCGCATCTGCACTTTGCCAACCTGACCGACGCCGAAGCCAGCCGCCTGAAACATAATGCGCAGTCGATCGTCACCCGCGCCGAGGACACTCTGATCGCCGAAACAGGCCTCGACCATGCGCACCTCGACAGCCATGTCCGTGTCAGTGACGACTGGCCGAAACAGATTGCCGTCGAAGCCGGGCGATACCGCTCGGGCCTCGCCATGCTTGCAATGCCGCCGCCGCAGGCGGGTAAACTCAACTATGCACACCCAATCGAGGAACTGATGCGCAACGCCCCCAGCGATGTCGCCGTTTACCGCAGGGCCGGCACGTCATGACGGAACAGCACGGCGAAGTAACCGAACAGCACCCTGCTTTCGGACAGATCCAGAATCTCGGCGCCGACGACGTGTTCAGCGCGCTCGGCAGCAATCCCGCAGGTCTCGACAGCACGGAAGCCGCCTCGCGCATCGCCACGTTGGGCCGCAACTCGATCGAGGTCGCCGACAATATGTGGTGGCTGCGCAGTCTGGCGCGCCAGTTCACCAATTTCTTCACGATCCTGCTGGATATCTCGGCGGCGATCTGTTTTTTCGCCGAATACATCCAGCCCGGCGAAGGCATGGCGCTGCTCGGCTGGGCGCTGCTTGGCGTCTCCATCCTCAATGCGCTGTTCAGTTTCTTTCAGGAATACCGCGCCGAGCGGGCGATGGAGGAACTCAGGAAATACCTGCCGCACCGTATCAGCGTGCACCGCGACGGCCGCGAACAGGAACTCGACGCCGCCGACCTTGTCCCCGGCGATGTCATCCAGGTCCGTGAAGGCGACCGCATCCCGGCCGACGCGCGGGTTGTCGAATGCCGCGATCTGACGGTCAGCAACGCGCCGTTGACCGGGGAATCGAACCCGCTGTCGCTGAGCGCCGAGCCGTCCGAGAAGGCCCTGACCGATGCCCGAAACCTGCTGTTCGCGGGCTGCACGGTACTCAGGGGATCGGGGCTGGCGGTCGTTTTCGCGACCGGTTTCCGCAGCCAGTTCGGGCGCATCGCCATGCTGTCGCAGGAAATCCGCCGTACCGCCTCGCCGCTGGAGCGCGCGACCGGGCAAATGGTGCGCATCCTGACCGTGATCGCCGTCGCCATGGGCCTGACCTTCTTCGCCTATGGCGTCGTCACCGACAAGTCGCTGTGGGTCAATCTGGTGTTCATGATGGGGATCATCGTCGCCAACGTCCCCGAAGGGCTGTTGCCGACCTTCACCCTGTCGCTGGCGATGGGCAGCCTGCGCATGGCCAAGCGCAACGTTCTGGTGAAAAGCCTGAACGCCGTCGAGACGCTGGGCTCGGTTCATGTCATCTGTACCGACAAGACCGGCACGCTGACGCTGAACCGCCTCGAAGTGGTCCGCGTCACGGCGCCGATGGCAACCGATGAGGCCACGGATGACATGCAGCGCGGCATTCTCGATGCCGCCGTCGGCGCCAGCGACCTGACGGTGACGGACAACGGTTATAACGGCGATCCGCTGGATGTCGCGATTGCCGCCAGGATCAAGGCCGTCGGCGGCGATCCGGCGGATGTGCTGGACTGTCAGGTCCGGCATTTTGCCTTCGACGTCGCCAAGCGCCGCGCCGCCGGCGTGCTGGCCAAGGGCAATCAGGCGCGGCTGACCGTCAAGGGGGCGTGGGAATCCCTGAAGCCGCTGGTGACGGCAATCGCCACCGGTGCGCCCGAAGGCGCGCGCCCGGTCGACGCCAAGGCCATTACCGCGTGCGAAGACACCGTGTCGGAACTGGCGCGCCAGGGCTACCGGGTCATCGCCGTCGCCGCGAATACCCTCGAGAACGCACCGGACGCCGACGCCGAACTGAAGGACATCGAAAGCGGACTGACGCTGCTCGGTTTCATCTGTCTCGAAGATCCGCTCCGCGCCGAGGTGCCGGACGCCGTCGACAAATGCCACAGCGCCGGGATCCGCACCGTCATGATCACCGGCGATCATCCTGAGACCGCCGAAGCTATCGCCCGGCGCGCCGGCATGGTCGCCGCCGATGTTGCCCCCGGGGCCAGCGTCGTCACCGGCGACGAACTGGAACAGATGCGCGAGGAAGACCTCGTCGAACGCTTCGAGAGCGGCACTGCGGTGTTCGCCCGCACCACGCCGGAACAGAAGATGAAGATCGTCAGCGCGCTGCACCGCCGCAATCTGGTGGTCGCCATGACCGGCGACGGCGTCAACGACGCCCCGGCGCTGAAATCCGCCGACGTCGGCGTCGCCATGGGCAAGGACGGGACCGATGTCGCGCGCGAAGCGGCGCAGGTGATCCTGCTCGACGACAACTTCGCGTCCATCGTCGCCGGGATCGAGGAAGGCCGCACCATCTTCGCCAACATCCGCAAATTCACCAACTACGTGCTGGTGTCGAACGGGCCGGAGATCATCCCCTATCTGCTGTACATGCTGTTCCCGGTGCCCCTTGCGCTGACGGTGATCCAGATCCTCTCGATCGATCTCGGCACCGACATCGTGCCGTCGATGGCGCTGGGCCAGGAAAAACCCGACGGCCAGACCATGAAGGAGCCGCCCCGTTCTGCCAAACAGGGGCTGCTGACGCTGCCGGTGATTGCGCACAGTTATCTGTTTTTGGGTCTCATCGAAGCCGCATTCTCGATGTCGCTGTTCTTCTGGGTGCTGTTCGACGGTGGCTGGACGTGGGGTGCCGAGCTGGCCACGAACGACCCGCTGTATCACTCGGCGACCGGGATCGCGCTGTCGTCGATCCTGTTGATGCAGATCGGCAACCTGTTCGGGCGGCGCTCGCGCTTCGGTTCGGGGCTCGATATGGATGCGTTCCGGAACCGCCTGATCGTATTCGGGGTCACGTTCGAGATCGTCTTTTCCTGGGCTATCCTGTATGCGCCGTGGGTCGGCCGCATCCTCGGCACCGGTCCGGTCGCCACCGAGGTCTATCTGACGGCGTGGCTCGGCGTGCCGCTGATCTTCGGGCTCGATTACCTCAGGAAGCGGGTGGCGTGGC
This genomic window contains:
- a CDS encoding NmrA family NAD(P)-binding protein produces the protein MKTAPILVIGSTGKTGRRIASRLQALGYNVRHGSRGSATPFDWDDPDTWQAALRGVRAVYISYFPDLAIPGAADKIEALCTAAARADVQRLVLLSGRGEPHARHCEGIVRNSGLDFTLVRAAWFAQNFSEGYLREPAMQGMIALPAGDVREPIVDVDDIADVAVAALTEDRHSGQLYEVTGPQAITFAEAADTLSKAIGHQVRYMPITLEQFHAAMTDIGGAFIAEVITEICRETLDGRNAYVSDGVQRALGRPPRDFAAFCQHADASGEWRLAA
- a CDS encoding TetR/AcrR family transcriptional regulator, translated to MKILKAAWKLLESPNPKGARMSDIAKLAGVSRQALYLHFPTRTEMLIATTHYIDSVKDVDGRLEKSRKARSGTERLDAFIEAWGNYIPEISGVARVLIAMSTDDPDAKAAWNDRMQAVRHGCAAAVSALDDEGRLTRHYSSSEATDILWTMLSLENWIHFRENCNWSQRKYLDRMTSMARGLLLRGNG
- a CDS encoding VOC family protein, whose protein sequence is MIDHVSVGVADLAASAGFYEQVLAPLGLTRLVTRDHAIGFGKRYPEFWLNARADMAPVGDDTGIHVCLRAPDRDAVTVFYERALALGGRCDGPPGDRPAAMTVYFGAFIRDADGNKIEAVTFPKK
- a CDS encoding Hsp20/alpha crystallin family protein, with the translated sequence MVEKSDFSTTIPNWFSQMYGPVQRFGDKLAAFFAPNAEAASATDYYEISVELPGVPDEDVKVEVHDGRLTVSGEKQSKREEEGKSYFFSEITYGRFQRSFRLPPDADEDRISATHKDGVLTIKVAKVKPAETSAKSIPVNRG
- a CDS encoding cation-transporting P-type ATPase, with the protein product MTEQHGEVTEQHPAFGQIQNLGADDVFSALGSNPAGLDSTEAASRIATLGRNSIEVADNMWWLRSLARQFTNFFTILLDISAAICFFAEYIQPGEGMALLGWALLGVSILNALFSFFQEYRAERAMEELRKYLPHRISVHRDGREQELDAADLVPGDVIQVREGDRIPADARVVECRDLTVSNAPLTGESNPLSLSAEPSEKALTDARNLLFAGCTVLRGSGLAVVFATGFRSQFGRIAMLSQEIRRTASPLERATGQMVRILTVIAVAMGLTFFAYGVVTDKSLWVNLVFMMGIIVANVPEGLLPTFTLSLAMGSLRMAKRNVLVKSLNAVETLGSVHVICTDKTGTLTLNRLEVVRVTAPMATDEATDDMQRGILDAAVGASDLTVTDNGYNGDPLDVAIAARIKAVGGDPADVLDCQVRHFAFDVAKRRAAGVLAKGNQARLTVKGAWESLKPLVTAIATGAPEGARPVDAKAITACEDTVSELARQGYRVIAVAANTLENAPDADAELKDIESGLTLLGFICLEDPLRAEVPDAVDKCHSAGIRTVMITGDHPETAEAIARRAGMVAADVAPGASVVTGDELEQMREEDLVERFESGTAVFARTTPEQKMKIVSALHRRNLVVAMTGDGVNDAPALKSADVGVAMGKDGTDVAREAAQVILLDDNFASIVAGIEEGRTIFANIRKFTNYVLVSNGPEIIPYLLYMLFPVPLALTVIQILSIDLGTDIVPSMALGQEKPDGQTMKEPPRSAKQGLLTLPVIAHSYLFLGLIEAAFSMSLFFWVLFDGGWTWGAELATNDPLYHSATGIALSSILLMQIGNLFGRRSRFGSGLDMDAFRNRLIVFGVTFEIVFSWAILYAPWVGRILGTGPVATEVYLTAWLGVPLIFGLDYLRKRVAWRLAGRPE